GCGACGGCGGAATTAAATATTCCGGCGACATTCCTAAAGCCATAGCAGCCGGTGCAAATGTATGCATGATGGGGTCTTTATTCGCGGGAACAAAAGAAAGTCCGGGAGAAGATATAATTTACAACGGACGCCCATTCAAAACTTATCGCGGAATGGGTTCTTCTTCCGCAATGGCTGCAGGAAGCAACGATAGATACTTTCAAGATAACACAAAAAAATTAGTAGCGGAAGGTGTCGAAGGACGTATCCCTTACACAGGTGTAGTACCTGACGTTGTTTACCAATTAATCGGCGGATTAAGAGCTGCTATGGGATATTGCGGTGTTAAGACCATACAAGAACTTAAAGAAAAAGGACAATTCGTCAAAATAACCGCCGCAGGTCTTGCAGAAAACCATCCGCACGATATTTTCATAACAAAAGAAGAAAGCAATTATTCCGGCGGAAAGTATTAACAACACATATTCTAAATGGCAACATGGATAATGACAAGTTTAATACGCTTGGGATGACTTAATCTCATTTTTTTATTATATAGTGCGATTCTGAGCATATTTTCCCGTGGGCTTGCAAAAGAACACTCCAACCTTGCAAAGCCGTTGTAATAAAATTCTTCCTTTTATGTCTGCAGCAACCGCTATAGATAAAAATATGGTTTTGCTGTCAGTGAAGTCATACTATTCTTTTATCTCTTTTGATATCCTTTGTAATCTTATGCAATAATTGAAAAATTACGTTTACAGTTTTAAATAAAAAAGCATTTTAACTTCAGCGGCTTCTTTTGGGAATGTCACCTTTTGGGTCTTTTGTTTCTAAAAAAATTTAAAAAAAGACTAGATGTTTCGGGAACTTCATTCTCTTAACATAATAGACGTAAGAATTAATACACACACATTAAAAGTGCTTTTGCCTATAACAAATCTTGTGATTTTCAGCATAACAGAAATGAGACTAGCCCATATATATTTATTAAGACTGACGTCAATTATGCAAAAAGAACCAGTTCTCAACGCTTTGAGAACTGAAAACGTTTTCTCGCTTTTGGTCTTCCAGCTTTCTTTCTTTCCACCATCCTGGAATCCCTGGATAAAAAACCTTCTCTTTTCAATGCCGCTCTTGACGGTTCATCAAGTTTTAAAATTGTTCTTGCTAAGCTGTGGCTTATAGCTCCAGCTTGACCGCTTATTCCACCACCTTTAACATTGACATAAAAATTATAATTTCCTCTACCGTTCCAAAAATCAAAAGGCTTTAAAGCTACTTTTTTAAGTCTTTCCAAACCGCCAAAATATTCATCTATATCTTTATTATTGATTACAATTTTGCCGTTACCGTCGAAAATTTTTATTCTAGCAACCGCATTTTTCCTACGTCCCGTGCTTGCATAAGAAACGTTGCTCATTCTCTCTCCTCTTTATTTTACCGATGCCACAACCTGTGCAGTGTGCGTATGTTTGTCGTCTTTAAATACTTTAAGTCTTGTAATCTGTCTATCCGCAAGTTTATTTTTAGGAAGCATTCCCTTAACTGCAGCAAACAAAGCTTTTTCAGGACTTTTAGCCATCAAAACAGAATAAGGAGTCAGCTTTGCTCCGCCGGGATATCCCGAATAGGTAAAATATGTTTTCTGGTCGAGTTTTTTCCCCGTAAGAACAATTTTACTTGCATTTGTTACAACTACGAAATCACCACAGTCTATGTGATTTGTATAGAAAACTTTATTTTTCCCTCTTAAAAGTTCCGATATTTTAACTGCAAGTCTTCCTAAAATTTTTCCGTCGGCATCTATCAAGTGCCATTTTCTTTCAATTGCATCCTGTTTCGGTAAAAAAGTCTTTTTATTCATCTTTCAAAATCCTGTCCCATAAAAATTATACCGCTTTTACTGCCGCGACAAAATAGACAAGCATTATAAAAATTCCAAACCATAGAATCAACCAAATCTTTATAACCGCCCCAAATCGCATTTCATCGCCTGACTGTTAAACAGTCATAATTATCGTGACATTATACACTTTTAAATACAAAAAAAGCAATCTTAATAAACATTTCATACACAAATGAAAAAGAAAATAGTCCGAAAGACTTATTAATCCGGACTGATTGCCGTCAGCTTATTTTCCGTTTCTTTGCTATTTCATATAAAATAACAGCCGATGCACATGACGCATTTAATGAAGATATTATATTTTCCTGCGGAATTGATATTAAAAAATCGCTGTTTTTCTTTGTTAAACTATGGAGACCAAAACCTTCGCTTCCTATTATTACCGCAAGCGGGAACGGCAAATCGATTTTTTCAAGTATCCGTCCCCCGTTTTCGGCACCAACTATCCAAAAACTGTTTTCTTTCAATAAACCTATAGCTTGATTTGTATTTTCAACCCTCGATATTGAAATATGTTCTACAGCTCCGGCAGAAGATTTCGACACGGTCTCATTTACTCCAGCAGCTCTCCATTTAGGTATTATAACTCCGTCCGCACCGAAAGCTACGCAGTTCCTTATAATTGCACCTAAGTTGTGCGGATCTTCAAGGCCGTCTAAGATTACAAGCAGTGGTTTTAGAGATTTTTTTGACCTTTCAATTAAATCCGACAGTTCTGTATATTGCACGGGAGAAACTTCCGCGACTATCCCTTGCGAACTTTCAGAGAATTTGTCGAGTTTTTCCGGCGGAACACTATGCAAGGCTATGCCCTTTTGCTTTGCAAGATTAATAATCTCTGAAATCACCGCTCCTCTTGCAGTCCTAGAAACCATTATTTTATTTACCGTACGTCTAGCGGCTTTAAGAAGCTCCAAAACAGGATTACGCCCGCAAACAACGTTTTCCGATGACCTACTATTATTTTTGCTGTACATTTAAAGTTCTTTTTTCTGCTACTGTCTACAAGATAAAACTTCAGCAACACGGCTATTCGATTCACAGTCGATATATATTGTTTTATCTGTTTTACCGATTCGCGGTAAAAGCAGAAAACAAATCAAACCTTTTTCACCAGCAAAGAACTGCCGTCTTTATTATCAAATATTTTATAACCTCTTTCATCTATTATAAGTTTTCTAACTCTGTCAGATTCAGCCCAGTTTTTATTTTTTCTCGCATCATTTCTCTCTTTCAAAAGATTCTGCAAACTTTCGTCCGCATTTTGTTCTTCAGGCAACAAAATACCCAAAGATGTTCCGGCAAAATCTTCAAAGAGTTTTTTCAGCTGCGAAAGTCTTTCTCTGCCTGTAGTAAGAAGCCCTTTTGATATAAGACCTTTCAGTTCGTGAAGATAAGACAGGGCTTTTTCGGAGTTGAAATCATCGTCAAGAGCGCTTAAAAAATTTTCCTGTAAATCCGATAAATCCTTATCAGTTATTTCTACATCAGATTCTTTAACTGACGAAATAAGTCTCAGATAGGTGTCGTCCATTCCCTGTAAAGTATTTCTTGCGGACTCAATACCAGCGTCAGAAAAATCCAACGGACTTGAATAGTGCTGCGTTAAAAGGTAATAACGCACAACACGAGGATTATATTTTTCAAAAATTGCTTTTAACGTAAAAAAGTTGTTCAAAGATTTTGACATTTTTTCTTTATTTATAGTAACAAAACCGTTATGTATCCAATACTTAACAAATTTTTTGCCGGTTTTAGCTTCACTTTGAGCAATTTCGTTCTCATGATGCGGAAATATTAAATCCTGTCCGCCACCGTGTATGTCTATCGTGTCGCCAAGCAGTTCGGACGACATTGCAGAACATTCTATATGCCAGCCCGGACGACCCTTGCCCCAGGGGCTTTCCCATGTAACTTCACGCGGTTCATTTTCTTTCGTTTTTTTCCACAGGGCAAAATCAAATGCCGAATTTTTCCCGTTACATACACCCACCCTTGCACCAGCTCTTAAATCTTTGAGATTTCTTTTTGACAGTTTTCCATAATCTTTAAACTTTTCAACAGAAAAGTAAATGTCGCCACCAATTTCATAGGCCAAACCTTTATTGACAAGCTCTTTGATAAAATTAACTATTTCCGGAATCATTTGCGTGACACACGGATATTTTTCAGCTTTTAAAATGTTTAATCTGCCAGCTTGGACAAAATAATCTTCTATGTAAATCTGCGCAAGTTCTGAAGGTTTCATATTTTTTTCCTGCGATCTTTTAACAATTTTATCGTCAACATCCGTAAAATTTTGTATGTGTTTTACTATATAACCTCTTCTTAAAAGATGCCTTTTTACAATATCAAACACTACATAAACTCTTGCATGACCCAAATGCACTTCATCATAAGGAGTTATGCCGCACACATACATAGATACAAAATTTCTCCTCTGCGGATAAAACTCTTCTTTTTTATTTGAAAGAGTGTTATGGATTTTTATCGTCATCTTTTTTTCTCCTGACTAATAGAAGCAACTGCCACCGCTGCTATGCCTTCTCCCCGTCCGACAAAACCCATTTTTTCATTTGTAGTTGCTTTTATTCCAATTCTCTCTCTTTTCAATTCAATCACTCTTGAAATATTTTCTTTCATATCGGCAATAAAAGGACATATTTTTGGCGCTTCGACTATTACGGTAATATCGACGTTATTAACAGAGAAATTTTGTTTTTTTAACTCTTTATAAACAGATTCCAAAAGAGAAATGCTGGAAACATTTTTATATTTCGGATCCATATCTGGGAAAAAATACCCTATATCGTTCAATCCTGCAGCACCAAGCAGAGCATCCATCAGAGCATGTATAAGAACGTCGGCATCGCTGTGTCCGTCAAGCCCTTCAGAAGTCAATATTTTAACCCCACCCAAAATAAGTTCTCTTCCTTTTTTTAATCTGTGAGCATCATATCCAAAACCGATATACATTTTCCATCGCCTTTCGCCGCTATCTGAAATCAGAGCTAATTGAAGCTTCAAACCGCAGAGGAGTTAATCCACTCTGATTAGGAACAGCGTTTCTATAATTTTTTCTATTGGTATTAAGGAATCATATTATCACTTTCAACGGTACAAATAACCTCGCCTCTACACTGACCTTCCATACCCTTACACCCGACTTTTTCCCCTTTAAGGAAGAAGAAAAATCATTGTTTTAAATCTTATCTACTTCATTTTCAATGAACAGATGTCCGGTATAAAAAACCAACGACAGCGACAAATAGTAATGTCATAAAAGACAAAACTTAAGATTTTAATATTTTTTCTGCCAATTCAAAATCCTGTTTTGTCGTTATTTTAAAATTCAGAAACTTTGTCTCAACAGCAGAAACTTTAATTTTAAGATTTTCTACAAGCTGAGAGTCATCAGTCGTACCGGCAGACATTTTTCTAGAGTAAGCTCTTTTAAGAAGTTCTGTTTTAAAAATCTGCGGCGTTTGCGCATTCCTCAAAATCGTTCTGTCTAAAGTTTTCAATATATATCCATCAGCGGATACTAATTTAACGGTATCTTTTGCTTTCTCAACTGCAACAGCCACTTTTGTCTTTGCGGCTTTTTCTAAAACCAATAAAATATCTTTTTTTGATATAAGCGGTCTTGAGGCATCATGAACAGCGATAAAATCAATATCATCCCCGACAAGAGCAAGACCATTTTTCACTGAATCGAACCTTTCATTTCCGCCCGCCGCACAAACAAAACCTGTTTTATATTTTAAAGACAAAAACTCAACCATATCAGATGGCACAACTACAATTATCTGTTTAAAACTTTTTATTGAAGCAAACGCCTCGACACTCCATAAAAACACTGGTTTGCCACTGAGATTTAAAAATTGTTTTGAAACTCTGCTACCAAACCTTTTACCGGATCCTGCTGCTGCTATTATTGCGGCGTTTTTCATTTAACTTTTCCCAAATATCATTCAGACGCGGTCTTAAAGACGACATTTTTTCTGCAAAAGAACCAGTTCTTCTAAAACAACACTCCACTGGCACCATGAATAAAAAACGGTCAGAATCCCGGCGAAACAATAAGATTTCTAAAAAACCAGACAGATATAATCGCTCTGCCTATCCAATAAATTCCTTTAAAAGCCGCCCAGCAATTTCTATATCAGGATATTTTCCGGTCCATATTTTAAATCCGCAGGCGCCCTGCCGTATAAGCATTCCTACGCCCGTAAATACTTCCAATCCTTTATCGTTTGCAAATTTTGTAAAAGGCGTTGCCTTATTATAAATTAAATCATATATTATTAAACTGCTTTTGATTTTATCAGCTTTAAAAGGAAGAACATCAGTTTTTCTCATTCCGCAGGAAGAAGTGTTTACAATAAGATCCGCCACCGGAAGCACTTCTCCAACCTTGCTTATGTCAACAGCTTTTATTTTAAACATTTCTGCAAGCTGTTCGGCATTTTTGAGTGTTCTGTTTGCTATGTATATGTTTTTTGTTTTACTTTCTTTTAGAGCATATACTATCGCCCTCGCTCCGCCGCCAGCTCCGATTACTAAAACATTTTTATTTTTTAAGCTGACTTTTTTTGCAGCCAAATCTTGACTGAATCCCAAGTGATCAGTATTATATCCGTAAAGTTTACCGCCTTTAAAAGCTATTGTATTTACGCTTCCTATTTTTTTTGCGGCTTTATCTATAAAGTCAACATATTTCATTACTTCAATTTTATGCGGAATTGTTATATTGACGCCCTGGAATCCGAGAACTTTTAGAGATTCTATTGTCTTTTTAAGGTTTTCAGGCTTTGGTTCAAAAGCAAGATAAATGCAGTTCAAATTTTCTTTTTCAAACCATTTGTTCTGCATCTGCGGCGAAAAGGAGTGTTTTACCGGATAGCCCAGAATCGCAAACAATTTTGTTTCGGTATTCAGCATTTCAACCTCTGTGCGTATTAAATCTATCACATTCTACAATAAAGTCCAGTTATTATCAAATCACGACAACAACCGCATAATTGACATTAACTATAAACACTTTTTTTTGCTAAAATAAACCAACTTTGATAATATATTATAAATATGTATCTGCTGCCATTACAATGATTATAAATACCTTTTCAAACTTTATTAATTCCAATATACGGACTTTCCTTGCACCCGGCATCTATGTAGCTTTATCTGTAGGAACGACCGTTCATATATTGTTACATAAAGATGACGTCAAAAGTTCAATAGGATGGATAGCACTTGTTTTCTTATCTCCTTTTCTAGGCACTATATTGTATATATTCTTAGGTATTAACAGAGTAAAAAGAAAAGGCACTCGCTTAAGAAAAAAGGGCATTGTCTATAAAAAATACCTCACAGAAAATATCCCTAAAAATTTATCTGAAAAGTACAGGCAGTTTATAACTTTCGGATATAATGTATATCCTCAAAATTTTATTTTTGGAAACTCCATAGAGCCTCTGCAAAACGGCATCGAAGCCTATCCCGAAATGATAAAAACCATACAAACCGCAAAAAAGGAGATTTTAATCTCAAGCTATATTTTTGATTGCGACAGCGAAACAGATAAATTTTTGGAGGCTTTTAAAACTGCAATTAAAAACGGCGCCACGGTAAAAATTTTGATTGACGGCATAGGCACTTTAAAACTTTTCCGCCGCTCAATAGAAAAAAAACTTGCCCTAATCAAAGGTCTCGAGTACAGCATATTTCTGCCGCCGTATATTCCTGTGACAATACCTTTTGTAAATTTAAGAAACCACAGAAAAATTATGATAATCGACGGAGAAACAGCCTTTTTCGGAGGAATGAATCTTTCAAAGAAAAATGTTTTAATTGACGACCATAAAAACGGTATTTTAGACATTACCTTTAAGATAAAAGGACACGTCATTAACCAGATGTCGTATGTATTTGAAGATGACTGGGAATTTGCTACCGGTAAAAAGTTCCAGTCATTATCTAAAGATTTGTCCGATACTGAAGCAGGCACAATTCCCGCAAGGATAATTCCCGACGGACCCGACAACAAAAGTGGGACTATTGAACGCATTGCGCATGGAGCAATAAACGTCGCAACAGAAAAAATTCTTATAGTAACGCCTTATTTCCTGCCGGAAAATAACATTTTAGCGGCGCTTGAAATGGCCACAATGAGAGGCGTCGATGTCGATATAATAATTCCGGATAAAAGCGACTATAGTTTTATGGACTGGGCTGTCGAACCCAATTTCATGCGTTTAGTTAAAAGCGGCGTAAAAATTTATCGTACACCGCCTCCATTAGATCACAGCAAAATTTTCGTAGTTGACAGCGAATGGGTTTTTATAGGTTCGGCAAACTGGGATGTAAGAAGTTTTAAGCTCAATTTTGAGTCCAATATAGAAATATTCAGCAAAAATTTGGCAAAAGAACTTATCGCCATTGCCGAATTGAAAAAGAGAAAAGCAAAATTTACTACGGTTCATGAATGTAAAGCGCTACCGCTTCTAAAGCGCATCAGAAATAATATGTACCGACTACTGACACCTTACGGTTAAACTTCCATGCGAAATACATTTTTTATTCCATCTTTTCTGCTGATATTTAGTGGCAGGTGACATCGATACATTTTATTTGATTTAAGAAATTCTATTAATGTAGAATAAATTATTCTTACCGACGCTAATTTTTTACTTAATTCCCGGAATGCGCTGCAAAATCTTGTCCGACATAATGCTTAATGATTTTTTCAATAAATTATAAAAATACATTTTAATTTTGTTTGACAACCGCCGACAGTTGGCATGATATGTGCAGACGTTTTCGTCACAATAAAACCGTCGTGATGGAAAAAACAAATATTAAAAAAGCCGTTAGGTAGTTTCAGCGGTAGGGGCCCCCCTATAAACAATGAAATATATAAAAAAATTTAACTATACCAGCATCTTAGGATGGTCTGCGTCAAGATACGACAGATTTTCAAACTGTAAAAGGCAGTATTTCTACGATTATTACCCAAAGTTTGATAAAGATACACCTCTTGAAAAAATACGATTTTTAAAAAGTCTGACATCCAGAGATCTGGAAACTGGAAATATCGTACATGATATTATAAGAGACATGTTCAAAAGATATCAAAAAAGCACAAAACCTTTAAATAAAGATAGATTTTTTAAATATTCTTATTACATAACCGAAAATTACTGCAGTTCAAAAACTTTTTTTGAACATCACTACAACAGTGAAATTATTTTAGTTCCCCAAATATATGCAAAAGTAAAAAACATATTAGAGAATTTTATTAACAGCTCAAGATTTACATGGATTGAAAAAAACGCCTTTTCTAAAAGTTCCGAATGGATTATAGAACCCGAAGGTTTCGGGGAAACCAGAATAAACGACCTTAAAGCTTTTTGTAAAGTAGATTTTTTATTTCCGGTCGCTGACAAAATATACATTATGGACTGGAAGACAGGCAAACCCAACCAAAAAAAACATTCAAAACAGCTTACGGGATATGCGCTTTGGGCAAATTACCACTTTGGTAAAAAAATTGGCGATATTCTGCCGATAATAGTTTATCTTTACCCGCAGTACGACGAAAAGAGCGTTGAAATTAACGACTGTTCGCTTACAGAATTCGCAAAAACCGTAGCAACCGAAACGCAAGATATGTACGGATACCTTACTGACATAGAAAAAAACATACCTAAAGATAAAAAAGAGTTCCCTTTGAACAACAATAAATTTTTATGTAAATACTGCAGTTACAAAGAAATCTGCCCGGGATGCAGACGTTAAAGTGCAAAAATATTACAGACACGTTTTTGCATTTTTACGTTTTGCTTATTGCTATTACTCCGAAAAGGAAATTTATGAATACAACAATTTCAATTTTTTTGTTTCTATCCGGAATTGCAGCGGGTATATGTTTATTTGCATTTAAATATATACCCTTGTCGAAAGACAATGCCGCAAAAGAGCAGAAAATAAACAATCTAAAGGAAAATATTGAAAACCAGACGCAGCTCAGTAACAATTTAAAAATCGAATTTGAAAACATTGCATCAAAAGTATCAGAAGAAAAAAACGCAAATATATCTTTGTCAAAAGATAATGCTGCAAAAGAGCAGAAAATACACGATTTAATGGAAAATATTGAAAACCAAATGCGAGATAATGCTGCAAAAGAGCAGAAAATAAATGATTTAACGAAAAATATTGAAAACTTGTCAAAAGACAATGCCGCAAAAGAGCAGAAAATAAACAATCTAAAGGAAAATATTGAAAATCAGACGCAATTCAGTAACAATTTAAAAATCGAATTTGAAAATATCGCATCAAAAAATATTGAAAACCAGACGCAGCTCAGCAGCAATCTAAAAACCGAATTTGAAAATATCGCGTTAAAAGTATTAGAAGAAAAAAACGCAAAAATTACGGATTTAAACAGAATTTCTCTGGAAAACATTGTGTTTCCGTTTAAAGAAAAAATCGACGAATTCAGAAATAAGATCGACAATCTTCAGACTTACGAAGCTGAGAAAATGTCCGGACTTCAAAAAGAACTGGAAAAATTGATAAGTATCAACAACAGTGTAAGCGCAGAAGCAAAAAACCTTGCCAACGCTTTGAAAGGAGACAATAAACTTCAGGGAACATGGGGAGAAATGTGCCTTGAGAGAATTTTTGAACATGCGGGAATGACAAAAGATGTACATTACGAATCGCAGAAACAATTCAAAGCTGACGACGGAAAGAAAATTCCCGATTATATAGTAAAATTGCCAGACGGGAAACATATCGTAATAGACGCAAAAACT
This genomic interval from Candidatus Endomicrobiellum trichonymphae contains the following:
- the rpsI gene encoding 30S ribosomal protein S9; this encodes MSNVSYASTGRRKNAVARIKIFDGNGKIVINNKDIDEYFGGLERLKKVALKPFDFWNGRGNYNFYVNVKGGGISGQAGAISHSLARTILKLDEPSRAALKREGFLSRDSRMVERKKAGRPKARKRFQFSKR
- the rplM gene encoding 50S ribosomal protein L13, with the protein product MNKKTFLPKQDAIERKWHLIDADGKILGRLAVKISELLRGKNKVFYTNHIDCGDFVVVTNASKIVLTGKKLDQKTYFTYSGYPGGAKLTPYSVLMAKSPEKALFAAVKGMLPKNKLADRQITRLKVFKDDKHTHTAQVVASVK
- the rlmB gene encoding 23S rRNA (guanosine(2251)-2'-O)-methyltransferase RlmB, translating into MYSKNNSRSSENVVCGRNPVLELLKAARRTVNKIMVSRTARGAVISEIINLAKQKGIALHSVPPEKLDKFSESSQGIVAEVSPVQYTELSDLIERSKKSLKPLLVILDGLEDPHNLGAIIRNCVAFGADGVIIPKWRAAGVNETVSKSSAGAVEHISISRVENTNQAIGLLKENSFWIVGAENGGRILEKIDLPFPLAVIIGSEGFGLHSLTKKNSDFLISIPQENIISSLNASCASAVILYEIAKKRKIS
- the cysS gene encoding cysteine--tRNA ligase, coding for MTIKIHNTLSNKKEEFYPQRRNFVSMYVCGITPYDEVHLGHARVYVVFDIVKRHLLRRGYIVKHIQNFTDVDDKIVKRSQEKNMKPSELAQIYIEDYFVQAGRLNILKAEKYPCVTQMIPEIVNFIKELVNKGLAYEIGGDIYFSVEKFKDYGKLSKRNLKDLRAGARVGVCNGKNSAFDFALWKKTKENEPREVTWESPWGKGRPGWHIECSAMSSELLGDTIDIHGGGQDLIFPHHENEIAQSEAKTGKKFVKYWIHNGFVTINKEKMSKSLNNFFTLKAIFEKYNPRVVRYYLLTQHYSSPLDFSDAGIESARNTLQGMDDTYLRLISSVKESDVEITDKDLSDLQENFLSALDDDFNSEKALSYLHELKGLISKGLLTTGRERLSQLKKLFEDFAGTSLGILLPEEQNADESLQNLLKERNDARKNKNWAESDRVRKLIIDERGYKIFDNKDGSSLLVKKV
- the ispF gene encoding 2-C-methyl-D-erythritol 2,4-cyclodiphosphate synthase, giving the protein MYIGFGYDAHRLKKGRELILGGVKILTSEGLDGHSDADVLIHALMDALLGAAGLNDIGYFFPDMDPKYKNVSSISLLESVYKELKKQNFSVNNVDITVIVEAPKICPFIADMKENISRVIELKRERIGIKATTNEKMGFVGRGEGIAAVAVASISQEKKR
- the ispD gene encoding 2-C-methyl-D-erythritol 4-phosphate cytidylyltransferase; its protein translation is MKNAAIIAAAGSGKRFGSRVSKQFLNLSGKPVFLWSVEAFASIKSFKQIIVVVPSDMVEFLSLKYKTGFVCAAGGNERFDSVKNGLALVGDDIDFIAVHDASRPLISKKDILLVLEKAAKTKVAVAVEKAKDTVKLVSADGYILKTLDRTILRNAQTPQIFKTELLKRAYSRKMSAGTTDDSQLVENLKIKVSAVETKFLNFKITTKQDFELAEKILKS
- the aroE gene encoding shikimate dehydrogenase: MLNTETKLFAILGYPVKHSFSPQMQNKWFEKENLNCIYLAFEPKPENLKKTIESLKVLGFQGVNITIPHKIEVMKYVDFIDKAAKKIGSVNTIAFKGGKLYGYNTDHLGFSQDLAAKKVSLKNKNVLVIGAGGGARAIVYALKESKTKNIYIANRTLKNAEQLAEMFKIKAVDISKVGEVLPVADLIVNTSSCGMRKTDVLPFKADKIKSSLIIYDLIYNKATPFTKFANDKGLEVFTGVGMLIRQGACGFKIWTGKYPDIEIAGRLLKEFIG
- a CDS encoding phospholipase D-like domain-containing protein, translated to MIIYYKYVSAAITMIINTFSNFINSNIRTFLAPGIYVALSVGTTVHILLHKDDVKSSIGWIALVFLSPFLGTILYIFLGINRVKRKGTRLRKKGIVYKKYLTENIPKNLSEKYRQFITFGYNVYPQNFIFGNSIEPLQNGIEAYPEMIKTIQTAKKEILISSYIFDCDSETDKFLEAFKTAIKNGATVKILIDGIGTLKLFRRSIEKKLALIKGLEYSIFLPPYIPVTIPFVNLRNHRKIMIIDGETAFFGGMNLSKKNVLIDDHKNGILDITFKIKGHVINQMSYVFEDDWEFATGKKFQSLSKDLSDTEAGTIPARIIPDGPDNKSGTIERIAHGAINVATEKILIVTPYFLPENNILAALEMATMRGVDVDIIIPDKSDYSFMDWAVEPNFMRLVKSGVKIYRTPPPLDHSKIFVVDSEWVFIGSANWDVRSFKLNFESNIEIFSKNLAKELIAIAELKKRKAKFTTVHECKALPLLKRIRNNMYRLLTPYG
- a CDS encoding PD-(D/E)XK nuclease family protein yields the protein MKYIKKFNYTSILGWSASRYDRFSNCKRQYFYDYYPKFDKDTPLEKIRFLKSLTSRDLETGNIVHDIIRDMFKRYQKSTKPLNKDRFFKYSYYITENYCSSKTFFEHHYNSEIILVPQIYAKVKNILENFINSSRFTWIEKNAFSKSSEWIIEPEGFGETRINDLKAFCKVDFLFPVADKIYIMDWKTGKPNQKKHSKQLTGYALWANYHFGKKIGDILPIIVYLYPQYDEKSVEINDCSLTEFAKTVATETQDMYGYLTDIEKNIPKDKKEFPLNNNKFLCKYCSYKEICPGCRR
- the rmuC gene encoding DNA recombination protein RmuC, giving the protein MNTTISIFLFLSGIAAGICLFAFKYIPLSKDNAAKEQKINNLKENIENQTQLSNNLKIEFENIASKVSEEKNANISLSKDNAAKEQKIHDLMENIENQMRDNAAKEQKINDLTKNIENLSKDNAAKEQKINNLKENIENQTQFSNNLKIEFENIASKNIENQTQLSSNLKTEFENIALKVLEEKNAKITDLNRISLENIVFPFKEKIDEFRNKIDNLQTYEAEKMSGLQKELEKLISINNSVSAEAKNLANALKGDNKLQGTWGEMCLERIFEHAGMTKDVHYESQKQFKADDGKKIPDYIVKLPDGKHIVIDAKTSLVAYEKYYNTQNEDDKKNSLKEHSSSVKRHIDELATKDYISLPGLNQPEYALMFVPLDGAISIALDDKPDLIEYAFKKNIAIVTPSTLLATLKTIQYIWRQENQKKNVIEIAKQGGSLYDNFVTFVEVLREADKKISEAKSKTQEAIKRLSASDKKGNSLIAKAQRLKDLGSPTKKEIPEDLLKNGDKNDAV